The following coding sequences lie in one Halorussus vallis genomic window:
- a CDS encoding fumarylacetoacetate hydrolase family protein — protein sequence MRLARLLTPDGPVRGEYENGTLYAEDGSYEVGRHGRLLPPCEPSAVYCVGRNYAETLEQMEYERPDEPDFFIKPPAALLAHEQSIPYPSFTDELTYAGELAAVVDRRCRNLAPDEVADAVRGYTVMNDVDALDQQGRTARKAFDGSGPLGPWIETDVDPSDIEMRTDIDGERRQEASTELMLFGPEEIVSFLSKRFTLRPGDVIAFGSPANPGLVEPGDEIEITYEGVGTLRNTVAASD from the coding sequence ATGCGACTTGCTCGCCTGCTTACGCCCGACGGCCCGGTTCGCGGCGAATACGAGAACGGCACGCTGTACGCCGAAGACGGCTCGTACGAGGTCGGTCGCCACGGTCGACTCCTCCCGCCGTGCGAGCCGTCGGCGGTCTACTGCGTCGGTCGGAACTACGCCGAGACGCTCGAGCAGATGGAGTACGAACGCCCGGACGAACCCGACTTCTTCATCAAACCGCCCGCGGCGCTGTTGGCCCACGAGCAGTCGATTCCGTACCCGTCGTTCACCGACGAACTCACGTACGCGGGGGAACTGGCGGCGGTCGTCGACAGGCGATGCCGTAACCTCGCGCCCGACGAGGTGGCCGACGCCGTCCGCGGCTACACCGTGATGAACGACGTCGACGCGCTCGACCAGCAGGGCCGAACCGCCCGGAAAGCGTTCGACGGCTCCGGGCCGCTCGGACCCTGGATCGAGACGGACGTCGACCCTTCGGACATCGAGATGCGGACCGACATCGACGGCGAGCGCCGCCAGGAAGCGTCGACCGAACTGATGCTGTTCGGCCCCGAGGAGATAGTCTCGTTCCTCTCGAAGCGGTTCACGCTTCGGCCCGGGGACGTGATCGCGTTCGGGAGTCCGGCGAACCCTGGACTCGTCGAACCCGGCGACGAAATCGAAATCACCTACGAGGGCGTCGGAACGCTCCGGAACACCGTCGCGGCGTCGGACTGA
- a CDS encoding PPC domain-containing DNA-binding protein, protein MDSVREDDRVVVRLDPGEDVLESLATVRDERDIDHGFLAGIGAVDRVVLGHYDVKAQEYDEEEFTGQFEVTSFLGNIGPDKIHTHIQVATDSFETLGGHCSGATVSGTFEVVITEGETPLIHRLDERTGLDVFDL, encoded by the coding sequence ATGGACTCCGTACGAGAGGACGACCGGGTCGTCGTGCGTCTCGACCCCGGCGAGGACGTGCTGGAATCGCTCGCGACGGTGCGCGACGAGCGCGACATCGACCACGGATTCCTCGCGGGAATCGGCGCGGTCGACCGGGTCGTGCTCGGCCACTACGACGTCAAAGCGCAGGAGTACGACGAAGAGGAGTTCACGGGCCAGTTCGAGGTGACGAGTTTCCTCGGGAATATCGGGCCGGACAAGATTCACACCCACATCCAGGTGGCGACCGACTCGTTCGAGACGCTCGGCGGCCACTGCTCTGGGGCGACCGTCTCGGGTACCTTCGAGGTCGTGATCACCGAGGGCGAGACACCGCTCATCCACCGCCTCGACGAGCGGACCGGCCTCGACGTGTTCGACCTGTAG
- a CDS encoding aldehyde ferredoxin oxidoreductase family protein gives MTQTRDRVLRVDLSTETVRRERVPERWRRRFLGGKGFGARYLYEELEPGADPLGPANVLGFVLGPLSGYLPGETRYAAVTKSPLTGGFLDSYAGGRFPTRLAGALRDCLGVFVTGRADAPVAIRIDTGDASVVPADHLAGRDAERTADAFPDAAVACVGPAGESAVNYATIASDGGDHHAGRGGAGAVMGAKNLKAVAVRGDEIAPTGSLERLREEYAETYREHDTGRWLAAGATLESLDFADETGLLAARGWQTTAFDGSEAIGVEAAKERAVEREHPDGDHPGGFRVETDAGETVPRGATAMTLGAGLGIDDFDDVASLGAVCDRLGMDVISAGNAVAWAIRAADAGHLDLDVSFGDADAAAALLERIAARDGTVADALADGVAVAADRYGGEEFVPTVKSMAVPSYDPRRAGSTALAYATSDRGGCHRRARPFEREVFEGEWSLEKQVRAVVTAQDIRSALWSLPADDFLGETFDDLGAEWLEALGREYTPTELYRLGERTWTLVRLFNVREGFDRRDDDLPEPFRKPLSTDRGPGARIDPADFERALDRYYAARGWGTHGRPMAETLARLDLGDVVDDRTPLGETE, from the coding sequence GTGACCCAGACACGAGACCGCGTCCTCCGGGTCGACCTCTCGACCGAAACCGTCCGCCGCGAACGCGTCCCGGAGCGGTGGCGGCGGCGCTTTCTGGGAGGCAAGGGTTTCGGCGCTCGATACCTGTACGAGGAACTCGAACCGGGCGCCGACCCGCTCGGACCGGCGAACGTGCTGGGGTTCGTGCTCGGCCCGCTCTCGGGATACCTCCCCGGCGAGACGCGGTACGCCGCGGTCACGAAGTCGCCGCTGACCGGCGGGTTCCTCGACTCGTACGCCGGCGGGCGGTTCCCCACCCGCCTCGCGGGCGCCCTCCGGGACTGCCTCGGCGTGTTCGTGACGGGACGCGCCGACGCGCCGGTCGCGATACGCATCGACACCGGCGACGCGTCGGTCGTCCCGGCCGACCACCTCGCGGGCCGCGACGCCGAGCGGACCGCCGACGCGTTTCCCGACGCGGCCGTCGCGTGCGTCGGTCCGGCGGGCGAGTCGGCGGTCAACTACGCCACCATCGCGTCCGACGGCGGCGACCATCACGCCGGCCGAGGCGGCGCCGGCGCCGTGATGGGCGCGAAGAATCTGAAGGCCGTCGCCGTCCGCGGCGACGAAATCGCCCCGACCGGGTCGCTCGAACGCCTCCGCGAGGAGTACGCCGAGACGTACCGGGAGCACGACACCGGTCGCTGGTTGGCCGCGGGCGCGACGCTCGAAAGTCTGGACTTCGCCGACGAAACCGGACTGCTCGCCGCCCGCGGGTGGCAGACCACGGCGTTCGACGGCAGCGAAGCCATCGGCGTCGAGGCCGCGAAGGAGCGCGCCGTCGAGCGCGAGCACCCCGACGGCGACCATCCCGGCGGGTTCCGCGTCGAAACCGACGCCGGCGAGACGGTGCCCCGCGGCGCCACCGCGATGACGCTGGGCGCGGGGCTCGGCATCGACGACTTCGACGACGTCGCGTCGCTCGGCGCGGTCTGCGACCGTCTCGGGATGGACGTGATAAGCGCGGGTAACGCCGTCGCCTGGGCGATTCGGGCCGCCGACGCCGGACACCTCGACCTCGACGTCTCGTTCGGCGACGCCGACGCGGCCGCGGCGCTGTTGGAACGAATCGCCGCCCGCGACGGGACGGTGGCCGACGCGTTGGCCGACGGCGTCGCCGTCGCCGCCGACCGGTACGGCGGCGAGGAGTTCGTGCCGACCGTGAAGTCGATGGCCGTGCCGTCCTACGACCCGCGGCGGGCCGGCAGCACGGCGCTGGCCTACGCGACCAGCGACCGCGGCGGCTGTCACCGCCGCGCGCGCCCGTTCGAGCGCGAGGTCTTCGAAGGCGAGTGGTCGCTCGAAAAGCAGGTCCGCGCGGTCGTGACCGCCCAGGACATCCGGTCGGCGCTCTGGAGTCTCCCGGCCGACGACTTCCTCGGCGAGACGTTCGACGACCTGGGCGCCGAGTGGCTGGAGGCGCTCGGCAGGGAGTACACGCCGACCGAGTTGTACCGACTCGGCGAACGGACCTGGACGCTCGTCCGCCTGTTCAACGTCCGAGAGGGGTTCGACAGGCGCGACGACGACCTCCCGGAACCCTTCCGGAAACCGCTCTCGACCGACCGCGGCCCCGGCGCTCGAATCGACCCCGCCGACTTCGAACGGGCGCTCGACCGGTACTACGCCGCCAGAGGCTGGGGGACGCACGGTCGCCCGATGGCCGAGACGCTCGCCCGACTCGACCTCGGCGACGTCGTCGACGACCGCACGCCGCTCGGCGAAACCGAGTAG
- a CDS encoding glycosyltransferase, whose product MTDAPPTSVLLPTTAWTPACEAVADQLRPTDELLVVCDTDADGVAARVDELPGNVRLVVAGEPTACSGKANAVAAGMDAAAHDRLVWTDDDFHHPPDWLADLNAAYDRRGPVTELPFFVGRDPLSTLLEPVYALGGTLGVYASDKAWAGAVAFERDDLDVEAFLDDLRRTVSDDGLLSEYLDVTPLRRVRRVEVGGTVRETLERHVRFTQIVRWHDPSGLASGAVVTLALALFCLLVPLYAFGATTLLLAGVYAFFGVRRWTALLAYPAILLQVPLTTYALARRTFVWAGRRYRWDGKFDVSVET is encoded by the coding sequence GTGACAGACGCCCCACCCACGAGCGTCCTCCTCCCGACGACCGCGTGGACGCCGGCGTGCGAGGCGGTCGCCGACCAACTTCGCCCGACGGACGAACTCCTCGTCGTCTGCGACACCGACGCGGACGGCGTCGCCGCCCGCGTCGACGAACTCCCCGGAAACGTCCGTCTCGTCGTCGCCGGCGAACCGACCGCGTGTTCGGGGAAGGCCAACGCCGTCGCGGCCGGGATGGACGCCGCGGCACACGACCGACTCGTCTGGACGGACGACGACTTCCACCACCCACCCGACTGGCTCGCCGACCTCAACGCCGCCTACGACCGACGCGGTCCCGTCACGGAACTGCCGTTCTTCGTCGGACGCGACCCGCTGTCGACGCTGCTCGAACCGGTGTACGCGCTCGGCGGGACCCTCGGCGTCTACGCGAGCGACAAGGCGTGGGCCGGCGCCGTGGCGTTCGAGCGCGACGACCTCGACGTCGAGGCGTTCCTGGACGACCTCCGGCGGACGGTGAGCGACGACGGCCTGCTGTCCGAGTACCTCGACGTGACGCCGCTCCGGCGGGTTCGGCGGGTCGAAGTCGGCGGCACGGTCCGCGAGACGCTCGAACGCCACGTCCGGTTCACCCAGATCGTCCGGTGGCACGACCCGTCGGGGCTGGCGTCCGGGGCGGTCGTCACGCTGGCGCTGGCGCTGTTCTGCTTGCTCGTCCCGCTCTACGCGTTCGGTGCGACGACGCTCCTGCTGGCGGGAGTCTACGCCTTTTTCGGCGTCCGCCGGTGGACGGCCCTGCTCGCGTATCCGGCGATACTCCTCCAGGTCCCGCTCACGACCTACGCGCTCGCCCGGCGAACCTTCGTCTGGGCCGGGCGGCGCTACCGCTGGGACGGCAAGTTCGACGTCTCGGTCGAAACGTGA
- a CDS encoding ArsR/SmtB family transcription factor: protein MSSRNPDSDAPTRVPAASEELFSALANETRIAVLFALAEAERDVGSPAPFSEIYRRVDIRDSGKFNYHLKALCGNFVRRSEEGYALQYVGRQVYRAIKAGRFRGDYDVAPETIDSRCPNCDARLVASYDGGRFTVACDDCDSPWAMVDLPPGVVMDRDVEAVVRTADRRMRRSMALAADGICPNCSGRMTASLTDRADGLPTRLSVDHVCEHCEQLILTTSIGELLLSHPAVVAFCYDRGVDLSDRPFWEIEFCASDDAVSVRSEDPWRATLEVSAGDEVLALMLDDAFDPVETDVRADAGP, encoded by the coding sequence ATGTCCTCGCGGAACCCCGACTCCGACGCACCGACCCGAGTCCCGGCGGCGTCCGAGGAGTTGTTCTCGGCGCTCGCGAACGAAACCCGCATCGCCGTCTTGTTCGCGCTGGCCGAGGCCGAGCGCGACGTCGGGTCGCCGGCGCCGTTCTCGGAGATCTATCGCCGGGTCGATATCCGGGACAGCGGGAAGTTTAACTACCACCTAAAGGCGCTCTGCGGCAACTTCGTCCGGCGTTCCGAGGAGGGGTACGCGCTCCAGTACGTCGGCCGACAGGTGTACCGAGCCATCAAGGCCGGCCGGTTCCGCGGCGACTACGATGTCGCCCCGGAGACGATAGACAGTCGGTGTCCCAACTGCGACGCCCGACTCGTCGCGTCGTACGACGGCGGCCGGTTCACCGTCGCGTGCGACGACTGCGATTCCCCGTGGGCGATGGTCGACCTCCCGCCCGGCGTCGTGATGGACCGGGACGTCGAGGCGGTGGTCCGGACGGCCGACCGCCGGATGCGCCGGAGCATGGCGCTCGCCGCCGACGGCATCTGCCCGAACTGTAGCGGGCGGATGACCGCGAGCCTCACCGACCGGGCCGACGGCCTCCCCACTCGGCTCTCGGTCGACCACGTCTGCGAACACTGCGAACAGCTGATTCTCACGACGTCCATCGGGGAGTTACTGCTCTCGCACCCCGCGGTGGTGGCGTTCTGCTACGACCGCGGCGTCGACCTGTCCGACCGGCCGTTCTGGGAGATCGAGTTCTGCGCCAGCGACGACGCCGTCTCGGTACGCTCGGAGGACCCGTGGCGAGCGACCCTCGAAGTGTCCGCCGGCGATGAGGTCCTGGCGCTGATGCTCGACGACGCGTTCGACCCCGTCGAGACGGACGTTCGCGCCGACGCCGGGCCGTGA
- a CDS encoding helix-turn-helix domain-containing protein — MNPGKVPVQESESSRDGVLVAEVHLRHPDLVLSHTITAVPEVTVRPEYQSDISSGSHRLFLSAVGDDFEAFEAALLEDPTVADPLRVDTFPDRRVYRVDLAPDAKQFTDKIAELGGRVLDTHSENGGWYVQMRIPSREMLVEFREYCLAEDVTFRLKQLYSPEPSELGYRTTVSDDQREMLVTAFEEGYYDIPRGISQNELAEKLDVSPSAVSQRLRRATAELIGRTLVESETE; from the coding sequence ATGAATCCGGGTAAGGTCCCCGTTCAGGAGTCGGAGTCGTCCCGCGACGGCGTGCTGGTCGCGGAGGTCCACCTCCGCCATCCTGACCTGGTTTTGAGCCACACCATCACGGCGGTGCCCGAGGTGACCGTCCGCCCGGAGTACCAGTCCGATATCAGTTCCGGCAGTCACCGACTGTTCCTTTCGGCGGTCGGCGACGACTTCGAGGCGTTCGAGGCGGCGCTGCTCGAAGACCCGACGGTCGCCGACCCGCTCCGGGTGGACACGTTCCCCGACCGCCGGGTTTACCGGGTTGACCTCGCGCCCGACGCCAAGCAGTTCACGGATAAGATAGCGGAACTGGGCGGCCGGGTCCTCGACACCCACAGCGAGAACGGCGGCTGGTACGTCCAGATGCGCATCCCCTCCCGGGAGATGTTGGTCGAGTTCCGCGAGTACTGCCTGGCCGAGGACGTCACCTTCCGGCTCAAACAGCTCTACAGCCCCGAACCGTCCGAACTCGGCTACCGGACCACGGTGTCCGACGACCAGCGCGAGATGCTGGTCACCGCCTTCGAGGAGGGCTACTACGACATCCCGCGGGGCATCTCCCAGAACGAACTCGCCGAGAAACTCGACGTCTCGCCGTCGGCGGTCTCCCAGCGACTCCGCCGGGCGACCGCCGAACTCATCGGCCGGACGCTGGTCGAGTCGGAAACCGAGTGA
- a CDS encoding glycosyltransferase family 2 protein — MTRVSVIVPTYDRADVLPRAIDSVLAQTVEDLELLVVDDASTDETPELVADYDDRVTLLRHDENRGACAARNTGIEAAEGDYVAFLDSDDVWHEAKLERQLDRLVQEDDWVAAYCDYERELPGAGGTFEEVVAALLGNEEDKHKEGGRELIGDVLADTLVTCAGSTLVVERAVAEEIGGFDVTLDRFQDPEFVVRVLEAGKLAYVDETLVTLYGTGSPAPEVIRRADEQYLAKHADLIEEFEERGHDVRATHDLLLAKEFYADGKPLAGTRHLRSASVEPSQYPGVAWAAVSGLRRERGPVATAAGAFVLAAAFAVGLLAFGAARRP, encoded by the coding sequence ATGACTCGCGTCAGCGTCATCGTTCCGACCTACGACCGGGCCGACGTCCTCCCCCGGGCCATCGACAGCGTCCTCGCCCAGACCGTCGAGGACCTCGAACTCCTCGTCGTCGACGATGCCTCCACCGACGAGACGCCCGAACTCGTCGCCGACTACGACGACCGGGTGACGCTCCTCCGCCACGACGAGAACCGCGGGGCCTGCGCGGCCCGAAACACCGGCATCGAGGCCGCAGAGGGAGATTACGTCGCGTTCCTCGACTCCGACGACGTCTGGCACGAGGCGAAACTCGAACGCCAACTCGACCGCCTCGTCCAGGAGGACGACTGGGTGGCGGCCTACTGCGACTACGAGCGCGAGTTGCCGGGCGCCGGCGGTACCTTCGAGGAGGTCGTCGCCGCGCTCCTCGGCAACGAGGAGGACAAGCACAAGGAGGGCGGCCGGGAACTCATCGGCGACGTGCTGGCCGATACCCTCGTGACCTGCGCGGGGTCGACGCTCGTCGTCGAGCGCGCGGTCGCCGAGGAGATCGGGGGCTTCGACGTGACCCTCGACCGGTTCCAGGACCCCGAGTTCGTCGTCCGCGTGCTGGAGGCTGGGAAACTGGCGTACGTCGACGAGACGCTCGTCACCCTTTACGGCACTGGGTCGCCCGCTCCTGAGGTCATCCGCCGGGCCGACGAGCAGTACCTCGCCAAGCACGCCGACCTGATCGAGGAGTTCGAGGAACGGGGCCACGACGTCCGGGCGACCCACGACCTCCTGCTCGCCAAGGAGTTCTACGCCGACGGCAAGCCGCTCGCCGGGACGCGCCACCTGCGCTCGGCGTCGGTCGAACCGAGCCAGTACCCCGGCGTGGCGTGGGCGGCGGTGTCTGGACTCCGCCGCGAGCGCGGGCCCGTCGCGACCGCGGCGGGCGCGTTCGTGCTCGCCGCGGCGTTCGCCGTCGGCTTGCTGGCGTTCGGCGCGGCCCGAAGACCGTAA
- a CDS encoding oligosaccharide flippase family protein — MKRNMVTAFVSVALAKVATLLSLAVITPVVVRLLGADQYGTYATLLSVFSLSMILFSSGINGGSRKYIAEERDGENWKSHVFGFYFRLATLFALVGAVAFWAAAEYGVVAALFPDKELTPYFYLLALMVPLAQFSNYVRRSLMGLKLEHVAQPIKVSFTLIYAVVAILLAGPWIFDMGVKGVLLGRVIGWAATIGAALWFASRHLKLSYIFRRTPKDFPRRKLLGFNNLSIVYMFLLTSLYHVDIIMLGMNVGKDQVGYYKAALVLAEFLWFAPQAIQSVMVQSTSNLWAQDRVEKINEIASRVTRYGLLLTLLLAIGIGALARKFVPFYYPQDFQASVLPLLLLLPGALGFAVARPILSISQAKGDLKPLVVATGAVALLNVGLNALLIPRLEIVGAAIATSIGYGSLPLFQVAVARRLGFHPFEDARLLRIGLTGVLAGVPIVLLATTIQSTLLALAVVPPVGFVVYAIAALLTGAVEWDEILDVTSSLPGSLGQKAAKLRWQFHDPWEDNKSDDNKVQAVFAFAGVALLAAGLVVSLSGGLGAMVGGPADDAPGPSGPGTTLSPVDTTETTDQQADGGDKGDDGTTEKPAGDGGGGGDSGDSGGDGAGGGSKNATTTETTTERQSGGNDGSDGGSGGGGDGGNTGGGSDGDSGGSDGGNDGGNNDGGDSGNDGGSDDPTTTTETTTTETTTETTTETTTADTTTETTTTTTTTTTTTTTSDTTTTTTTTTTTTTTETTTTTTTTDTTTTTTTTSGSGAGGSTNGTATNGTATDYGRFAMLAAGGALFVAGIR, encoded by the coding sequence GTGAAGCGCAACATGGTGACGGCGTTCGTGTCGGTGGCGCTGGCGAAGGTCGCGACCCTGCTGTCGCTGGCGGTCATCACGCCGGTCGTCGTCCGCCTGCTGGGGGCCGACCAGTACGGCACCTACGCCACCCTGCTGTCGGTGTTCAGCCTCTCGATGATTCTGTTCAGTTCGGGCATCAACGGCGGTTCGCGCAAGTACATCGCCGAGGAGCGCGACGGCGAGAACTGGAAGAGCCACGTCTTCGGCTTCTACTTCCGGCTGGCGACGCTGTTCGCGCTGGTCGGCGCGGTCGCGTTCTGGGCGGCCGCCGAGTACGGCGTCGTCGCGGCGCTGTTCCCCGACAAGGAGCTCACACCGTACTTCTACCTGCTGGCGTTGATGGTGCCACTCGCGCAGTTCAGCAACTACGTCCGGCGGTCGCTGATGGGGCTGAAACTGGAGCACGTCGCCCAGCCCATCAAGGTTTCCTTCACGCTCATCTACGCCGTGGTCGCCATCCTGCTGGCCGGACCGTGGATATTCGACATGGGCGTCAAAGGGGTGTTGCTCGGTCGCGTCATCGGCTGGGCGGCGACCATCGGCGCGGCGCTGTGGTTCGCCTCGCGCCACCTGAAGCTGTCGTACATCTTCCGGCGCACCCCGAAGGACTTCCCGCGGCGGAAGCTGCTGGGGTTCAACAACCTCTCCATCGTCTACATGTTCCTGCTCACGTCGCTCTATCACGTCGACATCATCATGCTCGGGATGAACGTCGGCAAGGACCAGGTGGGCTACTACAAGGCGGCGCTGGTGCTCGCGGAGTTCCTCTGGTTCGCACCCCAGGCCATCCAGTCGGTGATGGTCCAGTCGACCTCGAACCTCTGGGCTCAGGACCGCGTCGAGAAGATAAACGAGATCGCCTCGCGGGTGACCCGCTACGGCCTGCTGTTGACCCTCTTGCTCGCCATCGGCATCGGCGCGCTCGCCCGGAAGTTCGTCCCGTTCTACTACCCCCAGGACTTCCAGGCGTCGGTGCTGCCGCTGCTGTTGCTCCTGCCGGGTGCGCTCGGCTTCGCGGTGGCGCGACCCATCCTCTCCATCAGCCAGGCGAAGGGCGACCTCAAACCCCTGGTGGTGGCGACCGGCGCGGTCGCGCTCCTCAACGTCGGCCTGAACGCGCTGCTCATCCCGCGCTTGGAGATCGTCGGGGCCGCCATCGCCACCTCCATCGGTTACGGCTCGCTGCCGCTGTTCCAAGTCGCGGTCGCCCGGCGACTCGGTTTCCACCCGTTCGAGGACGCCCGCCTGCTCCGCATCGGACTGACGGGCGTGCTCGCCGGCGTCCCCATCGTCCTGCTGGCGACGACCATCCAGAGCACGCTGCTCGCGCTGGCGGTCGTCCCGCCGGTGGGCTTCGTCGTCTACGCCATCGCGGCACTACTGACAGGCGCGGTCGAGTGGGACGAGATTCTGGACGTCACTTCCTCGCTTCCGGGGTCGCTGGGACAGAAGGCCGCCAAGCTTCGCTGGCAGTTCCACGACCCGTGGGAGGACAACAAGTCCGACGACAACAAGGTCCAGGCGGTGTTCGCGTTCGCCGGCGTGGCGCTGCTGGCGGCCGGCCTCGTTGTCTCGCTGAGCGGCGGGCTGGGCGCGATGGTCGGCGGGCCGGCCGACGACGCACCGGGGCCGAGCGGCCCCGGGACGACGCTCTCGCCGGTCGACACCACCGAGACGACCGACCAGCAGGCCGACGGCGGCGACAAGGGCGACGACGGAACGACCGAGAAGCCGGCGGGCGACGGCGGTGGCGGCGGCGATAGCGGCGATTCCGGCGGCGATGGAGCAGGCGGCGGGTCGAAGAACGCCACGACCACCGAAACCACGACCGAACGGCAGTCCGGCGGGAACGACGGAAGCGACGGCGGTTCCGGCGGCGGCGGTGACGGCGGCAACACCGGCGGCGGGAGCGACGGCGATTCCGGCGGCTCCGACGGCGGAAACGATGGTGGAAATAACGACGGCGGCGACTCCGGCAACGACGGCGGTTCGGACGACCCGACCACCACGACCGAGACGACCACGACCGAAACCACGACGGAGACGACCACCGAGACGACGACCGCCGACACGACGACCGAGACGACAACAACTACGACGACTACGACAACGACGACTACGACGTCCGATACGACCACGACCACCACCACCACCACCACGACTACCACCACCGAAACGACTACGACGACCACGACGACGGATACCACGACCACCACCACCACCACGAGCGGTTCGGGCGCGGGCGGCTCCACCAACGGTACCGCCACGAACGGCACCGCGACCGACTACGGTCGGTTCGCGATGCTGGCCGCCGGCGGGGCACTCTTCGTCGCCGGAATCCGGTGA
- a CDS encoding polysaccharide deacetylase family protein has translation MSKRTRRAFLTAVGAAALAGCSGSNPSDSNTTDATNNGTSGATTTPGTETATATTTAESTTTASNPDQLGKTIDGFEKTGSWVKLDKYGTLGAASKDVQEGSKALRMSTKKGQPYVGAYKAMGQGGADFSGKNFSAAVKVKTPQITKLTLELYAPDRGHPIKMTRTFTGPTDRWMRVDFGVTGTERDPKLSNVQEMRLVARSKGSDSQKVEMLVDDLRVVDRPKKGYVFLTFDDSHITHYSKAFKMMQEYGFPGVEGVIPQTIYKDGRLDTGQLREMRDAGWDIGSHPYVGSKPLPKYSKSEQQKKIKQTKQWLDNHGFKDGSRVFITPKNLMGKHTWDLVNEYHDAAFRFGGCPTGLPMTDPHNMGRINGESLEAAKRQVDYAAKYKQAAGLMFHVIGKEGMSEADFRSLLDYINKQKGVEVTTPTKLLKKQQKW, from the coding sequence ATGAGCAAACGAACACGAAGAGCGTTCCTGACCGCGGTGGGCGCCGCAGCGCTCGCCGGTTGCTCGGGGAGCAACCCGAGCGACTCGAACACCACGGACGCGACGAACAACGGGACTTCGGGCGCGACGACCACGCCCGGGACGGAGACCGCCACCGCGACCACCACGGCCGAGTCGACGACGACCGCGAGCAACCCCGACCAGCTCGGCAAGACCATCGACGGCTTCGAGAAGACCGGCAGCTGGGTCAAGCTCGACAAATACGGCACACTCGGCGCCGCCTCGAAGGACGTCCAGGAGGGGTCGAAGGCGCTCCGGATGTCGACCAAGAAGGGCCAGCCCTACGTCGGCGCGTACAAGGCGATGGGCCAGGGCGGCGCCGACTTCAGCGGGAAGAACTTCTCGGCCGCGGTCAAGGTCAAGACGCCCCAGATCACGAAGCTCACGCTCGAACTGTACGCGCCCGACCGCGGCCACCCCATCAAGATGACCCGGACGTTCACCGGGCCGACCGACCGCTGGATGCGTGTCGACTTCGGCGTGACGGGCACCGAGCGCGACCCCAAACTCTCGAACGTCCAGGAGATGCGCCTGGTCGCCCGCAGCAAGGGCAGCGACAGTCAGAAGGTCGAGATGCTCGTCGACGACCTCCGCGTCGTCGACCGGCCGAAGAAGGGCTACGTCTTCCTCACCTTCGACGACTCGCACATCACCCACTACTCCAAGGCGTTCAAGATGATGCAGGAGTACGGCTTCCCGGGCGTCGAGGGCGTCATCCCGCAGACCATCTACAAGGATGGCCGCCTCGACACGGGTCAGCTCCGCGAGATGCGCGACGCAGGCTGGGACATCGGCTCGCACCCGTACGTCGGGTCGAAGCCGCTGCCGAAGTACTCGAAGTCCGAACAGCAGAAGAAGATAAAGCAGACCAAGCAGTGGCTCGACAACCACGGGTTCAAGGACGGCTCGCGGGTGTTCATCACCCCGAAGAACCTGATGGGCAAGCACACCTGGGACCTCGTCAACGAGTACCACGACGCCGCGTTCCGGTTCGGCGGCTGTCCCACGGGCCTCCCGATGACCGACCCCCACAACATGGGTCGCATCAACGGCGAGTCGCTCGAAGCCGCCAAGCGGCAGGTCGACTACGCGGCCAAGTACAAGCAGGCCGCCGGCCTGATGTTCCACGTCATCGGCAAAGAGGGCATGAGCGAGGCCGACTTCCGCAGCCTGCTCGACTACATCAACAAGCAGAAGGGCGTCGAGGTCACGACGCCGACGAAACTGCTGAAGAAGCAGCAGAAGTGGTGA